One part of the Terrimicrobium sacchariphilum genome encodes these proteins:
- a CDS encoding glycosyltransferase — translation MMNKTNIVYILRAPAPYWISGLDGMTTAWQDLGETHLICAELHTDSLHPWKTDYLKPKKTILHHCPPRHRIFGTPWPSWEMWKLLNQINPQVVVIHEFSPYAVFSGMAWAKAHNRLCILSTDVGPVKQQEFSSVHRFIQKSILSLADGVIARTPDARNYGQQLSKETLLAPHAISILPFAIEETTPRKCRPSKRRLLQVGCLIPCKGVDLLLAAFAEVVKVNPDVELVLLGSGDKEHVSEIARTLRIENYLIFKEFLQPPEVVLEYRAADAFVLASRLDTYGVVVHEAAASGLPLVISKFAGASETLVQEGKNGYVIDPYDTKTFSARLLEVLKETNHDRFRRESLQLAKEFDVESLGKQTRKWIEHLLFLKKPPQLET, via the coding sequence ATGATGAACAAGACAAATATTGTCTACATATTACGGGCTCCAGCCCCTTACTGGATCAGCGGCCTTGATGGCATGACTACTGCCTGGCAAGATCTGGGTGAAACGCATCTCATTTGCGCCGAGCTGCACACAGATAGCCTCCACCCTTGGAAGACTGATTACCTAAAGCCCAAAAAGACCATTCTCCATCACTGTCCGCCCAGACACCGGATTTTTGGTACGCCTTGGCCCAGTTGGGAGATGTGGAAACTGCTTAACCAGATAAACCCACAGGTCGTGGTTATTCATGAGTTCTCACCCTATGCTGTATTCAGCGGAATGGCATGGGCAAAAGCACATAACCGACTTTGCATATTGAGTACGGATGTCGGCCCAGTTAAGCAACAGGAGTTTTCTTCAGTGCACAGGTTCATCCAAAAAAGCATTCTCAGCTTGGCGGATGGTGTAATCGCCCGCACACCCGATGCGCGGAATTATGGACAGCAGCTGTCTAAAGAGACACTCCTTGCTCCCCATGCGATCTCGATATTGCCCTTTGCAATCGAGGAGACCACGCCCCGAAAATGTCGTCCTTCAAAGAGGAGGTTGCTACAGGTAGGCTGCCTCATTCCTTGCAAAGGGGTCGATCTTCTCCTTGCCGCTTTCGCGGAGGTAGTCAAGGTCAACCCGGATGTCGAGCTTGTATTACTTGGTTCTGGCGACAAGGAACATGTTTCGGAGATTGCTCGCACCTTGCGGATCGAGAATTATCTCATCTTCAAGGAATTCTTGCAGCCTCCAGAGGTAGTTCTGGAATATAGAGCGGCTGACGCATTTGTCCTTGCCTCAAGACTTGATACCTATGGCGTCGTCGTTCATGAAGCGGCAGCTAGTGGCCTGCCGCTCGTGATTAGCAAGTTCGCAGGTGCATCGGAAACACTCGTCCAGGAGGGAAAAAACGGCTATGTCATAGACCCTTATGACACCAAGACCTTCAGCGCCAGGCTACTCGAAGTTTTGAAGGAAACGAACCACGACCGGTTCCGCAGGGAATCCCTGCAACTTGCAAAGGAATTCGACGTAGAAAGTCTTGGAAAACAAACGAGAAAGTGGATCGAGCATTTGCTTTTCCTTAAAAAGCCTCCACAACTCGAAACATGA
- a CDS encoding glycosyltransferase family 4 protein, translating to MNTKRSPRVVISAFACSPFRGSESSVGWNIISRLDPDISVTVLHGDLTASRQSAREIELYYSNSRKPENLAFEYVAPTKSARIFEYIHRFPLFWMLYYTSYQIWQRDVFSHAKKAHLREPFDVSHEFTYLSYRTPGKLFNLGIPHVWGPISGSVNIPWPYYKLFGFKSFYRPLSRDFLNYLQQRTSRKCRLAASRTMKTFVGSPEDYRMVTRWTHRPPELLLETGTDLSFPTRVRERSQRPLRMVWSGLFQARKALPILFDALALLTNEVKWELDILGDGPFRSLWHALARPLASRGTIRWHGSLPRKDALEVVNSCDVLVHTSLKEASTAVILEAISFGLPVVCHNSSGMAVAVDDTCGIKIPVVDPQTSAHGFADAITKLAQRDSDLLTKLSIGAIKRREALSWTAKAKRISSCYRELAAASDPS from the coding sequence GTGAACACCAAAAGATCTCCGCGCGTTGTTATATCAGCCTTCGCCTGTTCTCCATTTCGCGGGTCAGAGAGCAGCGTCGGATGGAATATTATTAGCCGACTCGATCCAGACATCTCGGTCACTGTGCTACACGGCGACCTAACCGCCTCTCGTCAGTCAGCCCGTGAGATCGAACTGTACTACTCCAACTCAAGAAAGCCCGAAAATCTAGCCTTTGAATATGTTGCTCCAACAAAGTCGGCGAGAATTTTTGAGTATATACACCGATTCCCTCTGTTTTGGATGCTTTACTATACAAGCTATCAAATCTGGCAGCGGGATGTTTTTAGCCATGCGAAAAAAGCCCATCTGCGAGAACCATTTGATGTAAGCCATGAATTTACGTATCTCAGCTATAGAACCCCAGGCAAGCTTTTCAATTTAGGAATACCTCATGTCTGGGGTCCAATCAGCGGAAGCGTCAATATTCCCTGGCCCTATTACAAGCTTTTTGGCTTCAAGTCATTTTATCGGCCACTAAGTCGTGATTTCCTGAATTATTTGCAGCAGCGAACTTCCAGGAAATGCCGATTAGCTGCATCAAGAACAATGAAGACATTTGTTGGAAGTCCCGAAGATTACCGAATGGTGACTAGATGGACGCATAGACCACCAGAGCTCCTTCTGGAAACAGGAACTGATCTCTCGTTTCCAACTAGAGTCCGCGAAAGAAGCCAGCGGCCTCTACGAATGGTATGGAGCGGACTTTTTCAAGCGCGTAAGGCACTTCCGATTCTTTTCGACGCTCTGGCTCTTTTGACGAACGAGGTCAAATGGGAGCTAGACATTCTTGGCGATGGACCATTCCGATCACTCTGGCATGCTCTAGCCAGGCCTCTCGCATCTCGCGGCACCATTCGCTGGCATGGATCATTGCCCAGAAAAGATGCGCTGGAAGTCGTTAATTCGTGTGATGTTTTGGTGCATACCAGCCTAAAAGAGGCCTCCACCGCTGTGATACTCGAAGCAATCTCATTCGGCCTACCCGTTGTCTGCCATAATAGCAGCGGTATGGCTGTGGCGGTCGATGATACCTGTGGAATTAAGATACCGGTCGTAGATCCGCAAACCAGCGCCCATGGATTTGCTGACGCGATCACCAAGCTCGCACAACGAGATTCCGATTTACTCACCAAGCTATCTATTGGCGCGATAAAACGGCGAGAAGCTCTGTCCTGGACGGCAAAAGCGAAGCGAATATCTTCATGCTATCGTGAGTTAGCCGCAGCCAGTGACCCCTCCTGA
- a CDS encoding sugar nucleotide-binding protein, producing MILLLGGSGYVGAAFARALNERGLEVVAPSRQELDAANRDQIAAIVAKVKPRFVINAIGYTGRPNIDSTEREKMRCLTENTVVPGILAEVLGERNIPWGHVSSGCIFQGTRPDGAPFTEEDAPNFPFGYPEASWYSRTKAMAEIMLRDYSNCLIWRLRIPFDEFDHPRNYLTKIMRYERLLEVTNTISQLQEFASVSVETLLRGLPGGTYNVTNPGAIRTSEVAEALRRAGLTQKDFVFFHDEAEFLSDSAHVRRASCQLSSAKLASLGLPLRPIHEALDWTLRNWKWAR from the coding sequence ATGATCCTCCTGCTGGGTGGTTCCGGTTATGTCGGTGCGGCGTTTGCCCGGGCTCTGAATGAGCGTGGGCTGGAGGTGGTTGCGCCTTCGCGGCAGGAGTTGGATGCGGCGAATCGCGACCAGATCGCGGCGATCGTGGCGAAGGTGAAGCCTCGATTTGTCATCAATGCCATCGGATACACCGGACGGCCGAATATCGACTCGACGGAACGGGAGAAGATGCGCTGCCTGACGGAGAATACCGTGGTGCCTGGCATCCTGGCTGAGGTGTTGGGTGAACGTAACATCCCGTGGGGGCATGTCTCGTCGGGGTGTATTTTTCAGGGAACCCGCCCGGATGGCGCGCCTTTTACCGAGGAGGATGCGCCAAATTTTCCCTTCGGCTATCCGGAGGCGAGCTGGTACAGCAGGACGAAGGCGATGGCGGAGATCATGCTGCGCGACTACTCGAACTGCCTGATCTGGCGGCTGCGCATTCCATTTGATGAGTTTGACCATCCGCGCAATTACCTGACGAAGATCATGCGCTATGAGCGGCTGCTGGAGGTGACCAATACGATCTCGCAGCTCCAGGAATTTGCCTCGGTGAGCGTCGAGACACTGCTGCGCGGGCTGCCGGGCGGGACGTACAACGTGACGAACCCCGGTGCCATTCGCACGAGCGAGGTGGCCGAGGCGTTGCGACGGGCGGGGCTGACGCAGAAGGACTTTGTTTTCTTCCATGATGAGGCAGAGTTTTTGTCGGATTCCGCCCATGTGCGCCGGGCCAGCTGCCAGTTGAGCAGTGCCAAGCTGGCTTCCCTGGGGCTGCCGCTACGCCCGATTCACGAGGCGCTGGACTGGACGTTACGGAACTGGAAATGGGCGCGATGA
- a CDS encoding glycosyltransferase family 4 protein — protein MHIGIAGPIAIGPIRELLPANRSLPALYSFPLIGVLARELHDLGHTLSLFSLSTEVASPILIETDRIKLHILPRRKRGDAYDFFQKERRHLAQAMRDSNCELVHAHWTYEFAAAAQESGKPSLITAHDSPLVVCRYYLRTKAILYWTMRSMLGLNVVRNAKFLTAVSPYVEDHLRYVCSSGADLVTIPNGVNESLFSRGRCRLDGPEIKSPFTMACVLEGFGLRKNAQTAIEAFQILKERHPDIRLRLYGVDFGPGERAQAWASSQGSLDGLEFIGKVSQDRLFSDLTGETHLLLHPSLEEAHPMALCESMALGLSILGGSKSGGVPFTLDNGKAGFLCDMRNPAAVVSSIQQILSSPEEVKKRAEHAWHFANREFTSSRMTSRYLEAYTRVLARTDLFAS, from the coding sequence ATGCATATTGGCATCGCTGGTCCCATTGCTATCGGACCAATCCGTGAATTACTTCCGGCAAATCGCTCCCTTCCTGCTCTCTATAGCTTTCCATTGATCGGCGTCCTCGCCAGAGAACTCCATGATCTCGGTCATACCCTGTCGCTATTTTCCCTGAGCACGGAGGTCGCCTCTCCCATACTGATCGAGACCGATCGAATCAAACTCCACATACTCCCTCGCCGGAAGCGGGGAGATGCCTATGACTTCTTTCAGAAGGAGCGCCGGCATCTGGCGCAAGCCATGCGAGATTCAAACTGCGAGCTGGTTCACGCCCATTGGACCTACGAGTTTGCAGCAGCTGCGCAGGAAAGCGGCAAGCCATCTCTGATCACCGCTCACGATTCACCACTTGTGGTTTGCCGGTACTATTTGCGCACCAAAGCTATTCTCTACTGGACCATGCGGAGCATGCTCGGACTGAATGTAGTCAGGAATGCAAAATTCCTCACTGCTGTATCACCCTACGTGGAAGATCACCTACGCTACGTCTGCAGCTCGGGGGCAGACCTCGTCACAATACCAAATGGAGTGAACGAAAGTCTATTTTCCCGCGGCAGGTGTCGCCTCGACGGTCCGGAGATCAAATCTCCCTTCACAATGGCCTGCGTCCTCGAGGGATTTGGTCTGCGCAAAAATGCGCAGACTGCCATCGAAGCCTTTCAGATCTTGAAAGAACGTCATCCCGACATCCGTTTACGGCTATATGGGGTGGATTTTGGACCCGGTGAAAGAGCCCAGGCCTGGGCATCTTCCCAAGGATCTCTCGATGGCCTGGAATTCATCGGAAAAGTCTCCCAAGATCGGCTGTTCTCAGATCTGACTGGAGAAACTCACCTCCTCCTTCATCCGTCTCTGGAAGAAGCGCATCCGATGGCTTTATGTGAGTCCATGGCGCTCGGGCTTTCCATCCTCGGAGGCTCGAAGAGTGGTGGGGTCCCCTTTACTCTCGATAACGGCAAAGCCGGCTTCTTGTGCGATATGCGTAATCCGGCAGCTGTAGTCAGCTCCATTCAGCAGATTTTATCATCACCCGAGGAAGTCAAAAAGCGTGCGGAGCATGCGTGGCATTTCGCCAATCGCGAATTTACCAGCTCGAGAATGACCTCTCGCTACCTGGAGGCCTACACCCGTGTTCTCGCTCGCACCGACCTTTTCGCTTCATGA
- a CDS encoding class I SAM-dependent methyltransferase: protein MKDLIVNLCPHGLLQWLRIQRSKRWIDRARSLHTERYQRINDESIINAQNSNHIRGDDWHATTQFLADLGLPKDQIIEGSISETSLKFISTVLRQTLNNNLPLLGLHIGNFVGVSLAHITASAVQIHPDSLVIAIDPNLTHRGIKNPQNYVLQLLQACDLSNKVLPLAAYSGEKSISNDGFVFGNYDPTTHFQLEAASSNAIQNLTKLFTSKCDFVLMDGNHQADYLVKEIHNVKPLLKPGGLVILDDINMVWEEIRSIFLNISSLGLAPLADDGRVGIAIASDKAQ, encoded by the coding sequence ATGAAAGATCTTATCGTAAACTTGTGCCCTCACGGTCTCTTACAATGGCTCCGTATTCAAAGGAGTAAACGATGGATAGACCGTGCTCGATCTCTTCACACCGAAAGGTATCAAAGAATCAATGATGAGAGCATCATAAATGCGCAAAATTCCAATCATATCCGTGGAGATGACTGGCATGCTACGACGCAATTCCTCGCTGACCTTGGCCTGCCGAAAGATCAGATTATAGAGGGAAGCATTTCTGAAACGTCCCTTAAATTCATTAGCACAGTCTTGCGCCAGACCCTCAACAACAACCTTCCCCTACTTGGCTTACATATAGGAAATTTCGTAGGCGTTTCATTGGCTCATATCACAGCATCAGCCGTCCAAATCCACCCGGACTCTTTGGTTATCGCGATCGATCCAAACTTGACCCATCGAGGCATAAAGAATCCACAAAATTACGTACTGCAACTCCTTCAGGCATGCGATTTGAGCAATAAAGTTCTCCCATTAGCCGCGTACTCCGGAGAAAAAAGTATTAGCAATGATGGATTTGTGTTTGGAAACTATGATCCAACCACACACTTTCAGCTTGAAGCGGCCTCATCAAATGCCATTCAAAACTTAACAAAACTTTTTACATCCAAATGTGATTTTGTCCTGATGGATGGCAACCATCAAGCGGACTACCTCGTGAAGGAGATTCACAACGTGAAGCCACTACTGAAGCCTGGAGGCTTGGTTATTCTCGACGACATAAATATGGTATGGGAAGAAATTCGCTCTATCTTTTTAAACATCAGCTCTCTGGGACTTGCTCCCCTAGCAGATGACGGACGCGTCGGGATAGCTATCGCCAGCGATAAAGCCCAATAG
- a CDS encoding putative nucleotide-diphospho-sugar transferase translates to MKVFCCYTPAHNVLFEKYFRPSIPHGLTLEAIQIDISGAGDFLSKEFLRCIRKKILLIQESIEANRESIIIWSDVDIAFFASPERDLEEVFQERSELQVLFQREGRRIPDVNTGFMALRCTEDLARYFEKISHRLEKHGELNEQAVINQNLHEGLKWDYLPWTYYARTQGWPPPRDLVIYHANYTKGRDGVGQKIRQLDEIQRIQKNGWPAYFWAYVRHGLAKALRRN, encoded by the coding sequence ATGAAGGTATTTTGCTGTTACACCCCGGCGCATAATGTGCTTTTCGAAAAATACTTCAGGCCTTCCATTCCTCACGGCTTGACCTTGGAGGCTATCCAGATCGATATCTCGGGAGCGGGGGATTTTTTGAGCAAGGAGTTCCTTCGTTGTATTCGCAAAAAGATCCTGCTGATTCAGGAATCGATAGAAGCCAATAGAGAATCCATCATCATATGGTCGGACGTTGATATTGCCTTTTTCGCGTCGCCGGAGCGCGATCTCGAAGAAGTATTTCAAGAGAGATCGGAACTGCAGGTGCTTTTTCAACGGGAGGGTCGGAGGATACCCGACGTCAATACGGGCTTCATGGCATTGAGGTGTACGGAGGATCTTGCGAGGTACTTCGAGAAGATCAGCCACCGGTTGGAAAAACATGGGGAACTCAATGAGCAGGCAGTAATCAACCAGAACCTGCATGAGGGCCTCAAGTGGGATTATCTACCTTGGACATATTACGCGAGAACACAGGGATGGCCTCCACCGCGTGACTTGGTGATCTATCACGCGAACTACACGAAGGGTCGGGATGGAGTCGGACAGAAGATTCGCCAACTTGACGAAATTCAGCGGATCCAAAAGAACGGCTGGCCTGCCTACTTTTGGGCCTACGTCAGACATGGCCTTGCCAAGGCGCTTCGGAGAAACTGA
- a CDS encoding glycosyltransferase yields MGAMTQGVVAVVVTYRRLPELRRLLDCLGRSTIPLLGCVISDHSPDGSVAKLANEARGLEIVVREDPSNPGPGAGWSNAAAKAIEHFGNEVSALWYLDDDVVPASDCLEILLRDIKGAAAIAPLLSDTEGALWAFPEPEEPDLRRMIRKAATPAEARLLIGDAPHPACWATGACLLVTRRAYERTGGHRSDFWLLGEDLEYSMRLASEGGLAFTCRTAVPHLPIPSDDTEAARRGGYVKFCSLLQNLSYLSFHSSHSRHMRSYLPGNYRRFFRTYGWGWTQIADATRCLLGGIVQGQPAGGSIGQRLRREIGNRHG; encoded by the coding sequence ATGGGCGCGATGACACAGGGTGTGGTGGCGGTGGTGGTGACCTACCGGCGCCTGCCGGAGTTGAGGCGTCTACTGGATTGCCTCGGGCGCTCGACGATACCGTTGCTAGGATGCGTGATCTCGGATCATTCGCCGGATGGTTCGGTGGCAAAACTGGCGAACGAGGCGAGGGGGTTGGAGATTGTCGTACGGGAAGATCCCTCGAACCCTGGTCCCGGCGCGGGCTGGAGCAATGCGGCTGCCAAGGCGATTGAGCATTTTGGCAATGAGGTTTCAGCGCTTTGGTATCTCGATGACGACGTGGTGCCGGCATCGGATTGCCTGGAGATCCTCTTGCGAGACATCAAAGGAGCAGCGGCGATCGCTCCGCTCCTCTCCGATACAGAGGGAGCACTCTGGGCGTTTCCGGAACCAGAGGAACCCGATCTCCGCCGGATGATCCGAAAAGCTGCCACGCCCGCCGAGGCCCGACTATTGATCGGTGATGCCCCGCATCCCGCCTGCTGGGCGACAGGTGCCTGTCTGCTGGTGACGCGTCGGGCTTACGAGCGGACGGGGGGCCATAGGTCGGATTTCTGGCTGCTTGGCGAGGATCTGGAGTATTCCATGCGACTCGCCAGCGAGGGAGGACTCGCCTTCACCTGTCGCACGGCAGTGCCGCATTTACCGATTCCCTCAGACGATACAGAGGCAGCAAGGCGAGGAGGGTATGTGAAGTTTTGTTCTCTTCTGCAAAATCTCAGCTATCTCTCATTTCACTCATCCCACAGTCGGCACATGCGCAGTTATCTCCCGGGCAACTATCGTCGGTTTTTCCGTACCTACGGCTGGGGATGGACACAGATCGCCGACGCGACGCGTTGCCTGCTGGGCGGCATCGTGCAGGGCCAACCAGCCGGGGGATCGATCGGACAAAGGCTGCGCCGGGAGATAGGCAACCGCCATGGTTGA
- a CDS encoding glycosyltransferase family 4 protein has translation MARRLKILQIFNRYMQYGGEEGSVYRIGDAMQSIHDVEYFLTSTESWIARRGGNRIAMLADTFANLEIVRRLRRYQKIGRFNVWQIHNVIPTMSPLVYREAFRANIPVVHYLHNYRLFCANGFFLNHGEPCMRCAGGNFLPAVQTACWRNSRLNSGLMSAVILEMRAFGLFEKTAAWISISQRQKDIHASWGIPREKIEVIPHFYEAGESPLPPGSSESILFLGRLSSEKGVAQLIEAWSLLKTRGKQRLIIAGDGPERAALERLAQKLDAKNVEFRGFIDRNEQTALWRESRASVVPSIWEEPFGMVVLEAWSKGRAVIANRIGALPEIIDHGVNGLLAQPFSPEALASQMDEMLRNPDRASQMGLEGYNKLKSRYNREEWVLKLRNLYHKVGNELPL, from the coding sequence ATGGCTAGGCGTCTAAAAATTCTCCAGATCTTCAACCGCTATATGCAGTACGGCGGTGAAGAGGGGTCTGTCTATCGTATCGGCGATGCGATGCAGAGTATTCACGACGTCGAGTATTTTCTGACATCCACGGAGAGCTGGATCGCCAGGCGCGGCGGCAATAGGATCGCCATGCTCGCGGACACGTTTGCAAATCTGGAAATCGTGCGCCGTCTCCGCAGGTACCAGAAGATCGGCCGATTCAATGTCTGGCAGATTCACAACGTCATTCCCACCATGTCTCCGCTGGTATATCGAGAGGCTTTCCGTGCAAACATACCGGTGGTTCACTACCTGCACAACTACCGCCTTTTTTGCGCGAACGGCTTTTTCCTCAACCACGGAGAGCCTTGTATGCGATGCGCCGGGGGCAATTTCCTTCCCGCCGTGCAGACCGCATGCTGGAGAAATAGTCGACTCAACAGCGGTTTGATGAGCGCTGTCATTCTCGAAATGCGTGCCTTCGGGTTGTTTGAAAAGACCGCCGCCTGGATCAGTATCAGCCAGCGCCAAAAAGACATTCATGCCTCCTGGGGTATCCCGCGCGAAAAGATCGAGGTCATTCCTCATTTTTATGAAGCCGGAGAATCGCCCCTACCCCCTGGCTCCAGTGAATCCATCCTTTTTTTAGGAAGGCTTTCCTCGGAAAAAGGTGTTGCACAGTTGATTGAAGCCTGGAGTCTGCTCAAGACTCGAGGAAAGCAGCGCCTCATCATTGCTGGTGATGGACCGGAAAGAGCTGCCTTGGAGAGGTTGGCACAAAAACTCGATGCAAAAAATGTCGAATTCCGAGGCTTTATCGATCGAAATGAACAGACAGCTCTCTGGAGGGAAAGCCGAGCGAGCGTGGTGCCCTCCATTTGGGAAGAGCCATTTGGAATGGTTGTTCTCGAAGCCTGGTCCAAGGGGCGGGCTGTAATCGCCAACAGGATTGGAGCTCTCCCAGAGATCATTGATCACGGCGTCAATGGGCTGCTGGCCCAACCATTTTCCCCCGAAGCCCTGGCTTCCCAGATGGATGAGATGCTCCGGAACCCAGACCGCGCCTCCCAAATGGGGCTGGAAGGATACAACAAGTTAAAATCTCGTTACAATCGGGAGGAATGGGTGCTAAAGTTACGCAACCTGTATCATAAGGTAGGCAATGAGCTCCCCCTTTAG
- a CDS encoding alpha-1,2-fucosyltransferase, translated as MKVISRITSGLGNQLFQYACGLHVSSVLDAQLELDTSWFDYFQRHAVKRKYRLDRLNIPHLNEYARGTKRFAIGLATVNSSWIAPFAHPFLKSLKLELRSESKRSVIDPSIALPPSNKFSILLSGYWQTCDHFLKNSALLKEYFRPSFTMSQDAQEWLSRIHSTQSAFIHVRRGDYLNFSGGGLRMHYYEVAAKTLESLMGPVRWHVFSDDQGWCRENLGFLGNASYVSCSSPDNDIEEIQLMAACKGGIIANSSFSWWGGALGDSPHRHILCPRNWWGSADSDYRDLRLPSWIPIDN; from the coding sequence ATGAAGGTCATTTCTCGGATCACTTCCGGCCTTGGAAATCAGCTTTTCCAATACGCATGCGGGTTGCATGTTTCATCCGTTCTCGACGCCCAGCTTGAACTGGACACCTCGTGGTTTGACTACTTTCAGCGCCATGCGGTTAAGCGCAAATATCGACTCGATCGACTTAATATCCCGCATCTCAACGAGTATGCACGGGGAACAAAGCGGTTTGCCATCGGCCTTGCAACTGTCAATAGCTCATGGATAGCTCCATTTGCACATCCATTTCTCAAATCACTAAAGCTGGAGCTTCGCAGTGAATCCAAACGATCGGTGATCGACCCGTCGATTGCTTTGCCCCCATCCAATAAGTTTTCAATTCTTCTTTCCGGCTACTGGCAGACCTGTGATCACTTTCTGAAGAACAGTGCCCTGCTCAAGGAGTACTTTCGGCCGTCCTTTACAATGTCACAGGATGCACAAGAGTGGCTCTCGCGCATTCATTCAACTCAGTCTGCATTTATCCACGTGCGCCGCGGCGACTATCTCAACTTCAGCGGTGGAGGACTGCGGATGCATTACTACGAAGTCGCGGCCAAAACCCTTGAGTCCTTGATGGGACCCGTCAGATGGCACGTATTTTCAGACGACCAGGGGTGGTGCCGGGAGAATCTCGGATTCTTGGGCAATGCCTCATACGTTTCATGCTCTTCACCAGATAATGATATCGAGGAAATTCAACTCATGGCTGCATGCAAAGGCGGCATAATCGCAAACAGCTCATTTTCCTGGTGGGGAGGAGCTCTAGGCGACTCCCCTCACCGCCACATACTATGTCCACGCAACTGGTGGGGATCAGCCGACAGCGATTATCGCGATCTCCGTTTGCCTTCATGGATTCCTATTGATAACTAA
- a CDS encoding PAS domain-containing protein has protein sequence MRVTPSLTLIVVAVLSLVLSRKEVAIWATIFLIPIIWSLTSPLSGQTPEKEPVIALRLITYAIGSGMAVAISSFKEYWENQFVNLLKIFDHIPVPLLVSDIDGAILFANRAACKILQTSLPEITSTMYFSLFSDQTNRGRQIEHYLSVFASANEIETLDLLVHSDGKPERRSARCFPVKIGTASYLITQF, from the coding sequence ATGCGGGTCACCCCCTCACTCACTCTGATCGTAGTAGCGGTCCTCTCGTTGGTACTCTCCAGGAAAGAGGTCGCGATATGGGCTACTATTTTCCTTATTCCCATTATTTGGAGCCTGACATCCCCTCTCTCAGGGCAAACGCCCGAGAAAGAACCGGTAATCGCACTGCGATTGATTACCTACGCCATCGGCTCGGGAATGGCGGTGGCTATCAGTTCCTTTAAAGAATACTGGGAGAACCAGTTCGTAAATCTCCTGAAAATCTTCGATCACATCCCCGTTCCGCTTCTGGTGTCGGACATTGATGGAGCCATCCTTTTTGCCAATCGCGCCGCCTGCAAAATCCTGCAAACATCTCTCCCGGAAATCACATCAACGATGTATTTTTCCCTGTTTTCGGATCAAACAAATCGCGGTCGGCAGATTGAGCACTACCTGTCGGTATTCGCATCGGCAAACGAGATCGAAACATTGGATCTCCTCGTCCATTCCGATGGGAAGCCCGAACGCCGCAGCGCGAGATGTTTTCCGGTGAAAATCGGCACAGCAAGTTACCTTATCACCCAGTTCTAG
- a CDS encoding glycosyltransferase family 2 protein, translating into MNVLPQSPRIAAVLTCHNRRAKTSACLLALSRQELPQGTISVFLVDDGSTDGTSTAVQEIFPEARIISGDGSLFWCGGMRVAWKEAAKSDPDYYLLLNDDTTLFPEAVSALLAICADRRPPTIALGAVCDPVTGEWTYGGVDCDHKNGNLCRTMNANCALVPREVFNAIGGFHPAYTHGMGDFDYGYTARRKGFQLIETAEFVGTCSQNNKEGTWQDVKLDRWTRLKKLCSPKGLPFIEWLCYTRRNAGPFWILYLFSPYIKVLLGK; encoded by the coding sequence ATGAACGTTCTCCCACAAAGCCCCCGCATCGCTGCAGTCCTGACCTGTCACAATCGCAGAGCCAAAACCTCTGCATGCCTGCTAGCCCTGTCGCGGCAGGAGCTCCCTCAGGGGACGATATCGGTTTTTCTTGTCGATGATGGCTCCACAGATGGAACCTCAACCGCAGTTCAGGAGATATTTCCGGAGGCAAGGATCATTTCCGGAGATGGCAGCCTCTTTTGGTGCGGAGGAATGCGCGTCGCCTGGAAAGAGGCTGCAAAATCCGATCCAGACTACTATCTTCTACTCAACGACGACACCACACTATTTCCAGAGGCGGTTTCTGCTCTTTTAGCCATCTGTGCAGATAGACGACCGCCAACCATCGCTCTCGGCGCGGTCTGTGATCCAGTAACGGGTGAGTGGACCTACGGCGGAGTTGATTGCGACCACAAGAACGGCAACCTGTGCCGTACGATGAACGCAAACTGTGCGCTCGTTCCAAGAGAAGTTTTCAATGCCATCGGTGGTTTTCACCCTGCCTATACCCATGGCATGGGAGACTTTGACTACGGATATACAGCCCGCAGGAAAGGGTTCCAATTAATTGAAACCGCAGAGTTTGTCGGCACATGCAGCCAGAATAACAAGGAAGGAACCTGGCAGGATGTTAAGCTGGATCGATGGACCAGACTTAAAAAACTCTGCAGTCCTAAAGGCCTTCCTTTTATAGAGTGGCTTTGCTACACGCGCCGGAATGCAGGCCCGTTTTGGATCCTTTACCTGTTCTCACCCTATATCAAGGTTCTCTTGGGAAAGTAA